The Mycolicibacterium flavescens genomic interval CGGCGATGACCGGAACCGGATACGGACGTGCGATGTCCTCCACGACCTCGCACTGTCCCGACGCCACCAGTGGATCCACCAGATCCGTGATGACTGTGGTGATCGTCGTCTCCAGCCGTCCCACCGAGCGCGGCGTGAACGCCTTGCAGACCAGGCGCCGAAGCCGCGAGTGGGTTTCACCGTTGACGCTGAGGAGCGTCGTGACGGCGCGATCCCACAGCGGGCCGGAGGTGATGCCCTGGGCCTCCAGACCGAGTCCCGGCGGCACGCACATGCGGTGGTCGCGCAGGGCCGACCGGACCGTCTCGTAGCTCAACAACTCGGGCCCGTGAGCGCCCATCGCGACCGGTCCCGCGTTGCGGGCCTCGGCGATCCGCCGGTGTGCTTCGTATGCGTCGGTCGCGTCCTCATACGAGAGGGTCGGCAGGTCGGCCTCGAAGACCGTCGGGCTTGGCCGGTCCGTGTCCACGTTGACGGTGACGCTCATGGTGACCTCCTCGGCGTGACGACACTTCGATGCTCGGCTGCGCCGGGGAAGCGGACTAGCGTAGGCGACTACTCCAGTCCGGAAGTGAGGCGATATGCGTAGTGCCTGGGCGGGTCCGGCGTTGGCCGTCGTCCTCGCGTGGCCGGCAGGCGTGGCGTCGGCGACACCGGATGCACCCGTGCCCCCGGTGTCCGATGCGGCGCGGGCGGCCGGGCTCGTCGATGTCCGCACCGTCGTGCCCGACGCGGTGATCGACCTGCGGTACGCGACGGCGGACAACTTCGTCGGCGAGCGGCTGTATCCGGCCGATGCGCGCTGCCTCGTCGACGAGTCGATGGCGCCCGGCTTGGCCGCGGCCGCCGACGTGTTGCGCCCCGGCGGCGAGGTGCTGGTGTTCTGGGATTGCTATCGGCCGCACGACGTTCAGGTGCGGATGTTCGAGGCGGTCTCCGATCCCGGATGGGTGGCCCGGCCGGGGCCCTATGCGAGCAGCCATGAAGCGGCGTTGTCGGTCGATGTGACCTTGGCTCGTGACGGCACCCTCGTCGACATGGGCACCGGTTTCGACGAGTTCACCGCGCGCGCCAACGCGTATGCCACCGACGGGGTCAGCGCGGCGGCACAGGCCAACCGCAAGCGGTTGCGCGACGCGATGGCCGCGGGCGGGCTCACCGTGTACACCGGCGAGTGGTGGCATTTCGACGCGCCGGGTGCGGACCGGCAGCGCCCGATACTCGACGTCCCCGTGAACTAGCTGCTGGCCAGGTCGTCAGGCGGCGGCCGGATCGGCGGTCATGGCTTGGCAGTACGAGCACAGGTTCGGCCCGAGTGTCGGGTAACCACATCCGCCGCAGATCGCGACCGCGGTAAGTTCATCGGCTTCGGGCATGCCGGTTATTTACCCTCTTGCAATCCAATTAATCCCGTAGTTGAGACGAAGTCTGGGAAGCTGCCCCACGACATGGCTACTGCAGAGCTCGCCCCGGCCAGCGGCACCCACAGCACGCGGCGAGCCTGGGCTGCGGTCGCGTTGCTCGCGCTCGTCGGGACGCTGAACTACGCGGACCGGTTCCTGCCCGCGGTCCTCGCCGAACCGATCAGGGCGGAACTGGAGCTGTCCGATACCGCGCTCGGCGTGATCAACGGGTTCGGCTTCCTGGCCGTGTACGCCGTGCTCGGCCTGCTGATCGCCCGGATCGCCGACCGCGGTGCGTTCGGGCTGGTGGTGTCGACGTGCCTGACGTTGTGGGGCGCGATGACGATGCTGGGCGGTGCGGTGCAGTCAGGCTTCCAACTGGCGCTCACCCGCGTGGGCGTGGCGATCGGGGAGGCCGGCAGCACACCTGCCGCACACGCGTATGTGGCGCGCAACTTCGCGCCCCAACGTCGTGCCGCGCCGCTGGCGGTGATCACGCTCGCGATTCCGCTCGCCAGCGCGGCCAGCCTGATCGGCGGCGGTCTCCTGGCGCAAACCTTGGGCTGGCGGATGGCGTTCGTGGTCATGGGTGCGATCAGCGTGGCGTTCGCGCCGCTGGTCCTCATCGCGCTCGGGCGCAGGCAGTCGATGCCCGCCACGACGGGAGTCGACGACATCGATGTCCCCGCCAAGGCCTGGGATCTGCTGCGCAAAGGCAGCTTCGTGGGCGTCGTCGTGGGAGCGTCGTGCATCTCGGTGGCTGGTTACTCGTTGACGGCGTTCGCTCCCGCGTATCTGGTGCGCACCCGCGGTATGGAGTTGGGCGAGGTCGGGGTGCACTACGGCATCGCCAGCGGGCTCACGGGCATCCTCGGCCTTCTGGTCGTCGGCCGGGTCGCCGACCGGTTGTCGGCCTCCGATCCGCGGTGGCTGCTGTGGCTGGTGGCCGCGATGACCGCCGCGATGCTCCCGTTCTCGGCGTTGGCGTTCACGGTGGGCGACCGGACGCTGTGCATATGGTTCATCTCGCTGAGCTACGTCGTCGGCACGGCGTACATGGCGCCGTCCATCGCGGCCATCCAACGACTGGCCCGAGCCGAACAGCGCGCGACGGCTTCGGCGATCTTCCTGTTCTTCGGCGCCCTCGTCGGGTCGGCGGGCCCGTTCCTCACCGGCGTCATCAGCGACGCGCTCTCCGACGACCTCGGTGCGATGTCGCTGGGGCGGGCGCTGCTGATCGTGCCGGCGTTCCAAGTGGCCGCGATCGTCTGTTACCTCCTGGCGAGTCGGAGGTTCGTCCGCGAGATCGTCGACTCAGATGATCGGCGGGTCGTCGGGGCGCACTAGCCGCAGCCACCGGTAGCCGTAGGGTTCCAGGCCGATCTCGATGCGGCCCTTGTCGTCGAGCTCGTGTTCGGTGAGATCGTCGAGCAGGTCGACCAGCTTGCAGCCCGGCGCGTCGTCGAGTCGGATCGGCACGAGGCAGCCTTCGGCGCCGAAATTGTGCAGCGCGACCATCGCCCATCCCGACTTCTCGCGGCAGACGTGGGCCAGCACGGCGGGATTCGGTTGGTCCAGGATCTCGGGCGTTGACCATCCGATCTCCGGCTGCGACCGGTACGTGTAGATCAGATTGCGCATGAACCACCAGAACGACTGGTGGTCGTGGCGCTGGTCGGCGGCGTTGACCCGATCGGGACCGAACATGCCGTCGGGCTGGGGCCGGGGCAGCTTGCGCTTGGCCGCCTTGGAGAAGCCACCGTTGACACCGCTGGTCCACTGCATCGGAGTGCGCACCGCGAAGCGTCCCTCGACGTCGAGGTTCTCGGCCATGCCGATCTCCTCTCCGTAGAACAGGACCGGGGTGCCGGGCATCGAGAACATCAGCGAGTAGACCATCCGCATCCGCCGCTCATCGCCGCCGAGCATGGCCGGTAGCCGCCTGCGCAGGCCGCGGCCGTAGAGCTGCATGTCCGGGTCGGGCCCGAAGGCGTCGAAAATCTCCTGGCGCTCGTCGTCGCTCAGTTTGTCGAGGGTCAGCTCATCGTGATTGCGCACGAAGTTGGCCCACTGGCTCGTGATGTCGAGCGGCGGTCGTTGCATCAGTGCCTCGGCGATGGGTCGGGCGTCGCCGCGCGCCATGGACAGGTAGACGTTCTGCATGCCGATGAAGTCGAACTGCATGTTGAGCCCGTCTCCGTCGGGGCCGCCGAAGAACGACTTCTGGTCCGGATAGCCGACGTTCACCTCGCCGAGCAGCACCGCGTCGCCGACCCGTCGGGTGACGAAGTTGCGCACGTCGCCGAGGTACTCGTACGGGTCGAAGACCCCGGGATCGCCGGGTGCGCCGTCGCGGGCGAAGAGGAACGGGACGGCGTCGACCCGGAAACCGGATACCCCCAGCTCGAGCCAGAAGCCGAGCACCCGCGAGATCTCCTCCTGCACAACCGGATTGGCGATGTTCAGGTCCGGCTGGTGTTTGAGGAAGTGGTGCAGGTACCACTCGTCGGTCTTCGGGTCGCGCTCCCAGAGGCTGTCCTCCTTGTCGGGGAACACGACGTCCTTCTTGCTCGACTTGGGTTTCGTCGCGCTCCACACGTAGTAGTCGCGATACGGGTCGTCGGTGCTGCGGCAGGCGGACTTGAACCACGGGTGGCGGTCCGAGGTGTGGTTCATGACGAAGTCGACGATCACCCGGATCCCGCAGGACTTGGCGGTGCGCACGAGTTCGACGAAGTCACCGTGCGTTCCCAGTCGCGGGTCGACACCGAAGAAGTCGACGATGTCGTAGCCGTCGTCGACGCGGCCGGTGGGGTAGAAGGGCATGAGCCACAGACACGTCACACCCAGGTCGGCGAGGTACTCGATGCGCTCGGTCATGCCGCGGATGTCGCCGCAGCCGTCGCCGTCCCAGTCGTAGAAGGTCTCGACGTCGGCGCAGTAGAAGACCGCGTTCTTCCACCACAGGTCGCCGGTCTCGATCTTCCTCACGCGGAGACCGCCGTCGGATTGAGCCGGGGCAGCACGTGTTCGCCGAATGCGTCGATGAAGGCGGTCTGCTGTTGTCCGACGAAGTGCAGGTACAACTCGTCCCAGCCCTGCTCAAGATCCTGCTGCAGCCACTCGACATGCTTGCCCAGATCGCTTGAGATACGGACCGATTGGTGCATCTGCTCGGGGGTGACCTTCTCGCCCATGACGTCGAACGCCTCGACCGTCTCGGTGTCCCAGCAGACCGGGGGATCGAACACGTTGCTGCGCCACTGGTCGTGGGCGATCGCGAGCGCCTCGTCCTCCGACGGGGCCCAGCTGAGGTGAATCTGCAACCGCGCGGGCCCGCGGCCGCCGGCGTCACGGTAGGCCCGAAGGACCTTCTCCAGCGCTTCCCTCGACTGGTTCACGGTGACGAGCCCGTCCGCCCAGGAGGCATGTCGGGCGGCGGTTTCCGGCGTGACGGCGGGGCCGACGAGATCGGGGATCTTGTCGGGTCGGGTCCACAGCCGCGCGCGATTGACCTGGACCAGCCCTTGGTGGCTGACCTCGTCACCGCCCAGCAACCGTCTGATCACGTCGACGCACTCGACGAGGCGCTGGTCGCGCACCTCTTTGCGCGGCCATTCGCCGCCGGTGATCCGCTCGTTTGAGGCCTCACCCGAGCCGAGCGCCGCCCAGATCCGGCCCGGGAACATCTGCGCGAGCGTCGCGATGGCCTGGGCGACGATCGCGGGGTGGTACCGCTGCCCCGGCGCGTTGACCACTCCGAACGGCAGCTGCGTCGTGGCCAGTGCCGCGCCGAGGAAGGCCCACGCGAACCCGGACTCACCTTGTCGCTCACTCCACGGGCTGAAGTGGTCCGATGACATGGCTGCGGTGAAACCCGCCTGTTCGGCGCGCTGGACGTCGCACAGCAATTGCGCCGGACTGATCTGCTCGTGCGAGCAGTGGAAACCGATGACCGTCATGGGTCACCGCGTACCCGTTCTTCGCCGCTCTTACGTGAACGTCAGCCGATGGACGGTAGGTTCGCCTTCGTGGCCGAGCTGATGAACCGCCAGATCGTGTTGCGCCGCAGGCCCGTCGGGCTGGTCCAGCCCGCCGACACCGAGTTGATCACCGCGCCTGCGCCCGAGCCCGCCGACGGTGAGGCGTTGGTGCGCACGACCTACGTCGGCATCGACGCCGCCGCCCGCACCTGGCTGAACGACCAGCCCGGCTATCTGCCTCCTGTGCAGCTCGGGGAGGTCATCCGCGCGGCAGGCATCGGTGAGGTGGTGGCGTCCCGATGCGATGCGTACGCCGTCGGCGATGTGGTCACGACGCTGACGGGTTTTCAGGAATACGTGATCAGCCGCGACGACATCTTCACCACGCCGGCGCCCGGTCCCGACGTCGACCAACTCGCGGTGATGTCGGTGTACGGGCCGACCGGCGCGACGGCTTATTTCGGAATGGTCGGGATCGGCAAGCCACAGCCGGGGGAGACCGTGGTGGTGTCGGCGGCCGCGGGTGCCACCGGTTCCGTCGCGGGCCAGATCGCCAAGATCGCCGGGGCCCGGGTGGTCGGCATCGCCGGGGGACCGGACAAGTGCCGCGCGGTCGTGGAGGATTTCGGGTTCGACGCGTGCATCGACTACCGCGAGGCCAACCTGCCCGCGGCGCTGAAGGAGCACTGCCCCAAGGGAGTCGACGTGTACTTCGACAATGTCGGCGGGCCGATCCTCGACGCGGTGCTCGGCCGCCTGGCGCACAAGGCGCGGGTGGTGTTGTGCGGTGTCATCTCGAGCTACCTGACCGGTGAACATCCCGGCCCGGCCAACTACGTCAACCTGTTGTCGAAGACCGCGCTGATGCAGGGATTCAACGCGCTCGACGAATGGGGGCGGTTCGACGAGGCTTTCGGGCCCCTGCGCCGCTGGGCGGACGAGGGACGACTGGTGCACCGCCAGACGATCTTCGAGGGCATCGAGTCCTGCGTCGACGCCATGAACGGCTTGTTCACCGGCGCCAACATCGGCAAGATGTTGGTCAAGATCAGCGAGCCGGGAAGCGGGAAACTTGCCTCGTGAAACGGTTGGTTGGTCGCGAATCAAAGCGGGTATGACGAACGTCGCAATTGGTGGACACACACTGAGGAGTGGTGGCATGGGCGCTCGACGAATCGCTCGGATGCTGAGTCTGGTGGTGCCGTTCGCGGCGCTGCTCGGCGGATCGATTCCCCTTGCGGCGGCCCAACCTCCCCCGCCTCCGCCCCCTG includes:
- the curA gene encoding putative NADP-dependent oxidoreductase, with amino-acid sequence MDGRFAFVAELMNRQIVLRRRPVGLVQPADTELITAPAPEPADGEALVRTTYVGIDAAARTWLNDQPGYLPPVQLGEVIRAAGIGEVVASRCDAYAVGDVVTTLTGFQEYVISRDDIFTTPAPGPDVDQLAVMSVYGPTGATAYFGMVGIGKPQPGETVVVSAAAGATGSVAGQIAKIAGARVVGIAGGPDKCRAVVEDFGFDACIDYREANLPAALKEHCPKGVDVYFDNVGGPILDAVLGRLAHKARVVLCGVISSYLTGEHPGPANYVNLLSKTALMQGFNALDEWGRFDEAFGPLRRWADEGRLVHRQTIFEGIESCVDAMNGLFTGANIGKMLVKISEPGSGKLAS
- the yjjL gene encoding arabinose efflux permease family protein, coding for MATAELAPASGTHSTRRAWAAVALLALVGTLNYADRFLPAVLAEPIRAELELSDTALGVINGFGFLAVYAVLGLLIARIADRGAFGLVVSTCLTLWGAMTMLGGAVQSGFQLALTRVGVAIGEAGSTPAAHAYVARNFAPQRRAAPLAVITLAIPLASAASLIGGGLLAQTLGWRMAFVVMGAISVAFAPLVLIALGRRQSMPATTGVDDIDVPAKAWDLLRKGSFVGVVVGASCISVAGYSLTAFAPAYLVRTRGMELGEVGVHYGIASGLTGILGLLVVGRVADRLSASDPRWLLWLVAAMTAAMLPFSALAFTVGDRTLCIWFISLSYVVGTAYMAPSIAAIQRLARAEQRATASAIFLFFGALVGSAGPFLTGVISDALSDDLGAMSLGRALLIVPAFQVAAIVCYLLASRRFVREIVDSDDRRVVGAH
- the fgd1_1 gene encoding dehydrogenase produces the protein MTVIGFHCSHEQISPAQLLCDVQRAEQAGFTAAMSSDHFSPWSERQGESGFAWAFLGAALATTQLPFGVVNAPGQRYHPAIVAQAIATLAQMFPGRIWAALGSGEASNERITGGEWPRKEVRDQRLVECVDVIRRLLGGDEVSHQGLVQVNRARLWTRPDKIPDLVGPAVTPETAARHASWADGLVTVNQSREALEKVLRAYRDAGGRGPARLQIHLSWAPSEDEALAIAHDQWRSNVFDPPVCWDTETVEAFDVMGEKVTPEQMHQSVRISSDLGKHVEWLQQDLEQGWDELYLHFVGQQQTAFIDAFGEHVLPRLNPTAVSA
- the ddpX gene encoding D-alanyl-D-alanine dipeptidase, whose protein sequence is MRSAWAGPALAVVLAWPAGVASATPDAPVPPVSDAARAAGLVDVRTVVPDAVIDLRYATADNFVGERLYPADARCLVDESMAPGLAAAADVLRPGGEVLVFWDCYRPHDVQVRMFEAVSDPGWVARPGPYASSHEAALSVDVTLARDGTLVDMGTGFDEFTARANAYATDGVSAAAQANRKRLRDAMAAGGLTVYTGEWWHFDAPGADRQRPILDVPVN
- the treS_1 gene encoding alpha amylase; this encodes MRKIETGDLWWKNAVFYCADVETFYDWDGDGCGDIRGMTERIEYLADLGVTCLWLMPFYPTGRVDDGYDIVDFFGVDPRLGTHGDFVELVRTAKSCGIRVIVDFVMNHTSDRHPWFKSACRSTDDPYRDYYVWSATKPKSSKKDVVFPDKEDSLWERDPKTDEWYLHHFLKHQPDLNIANPVVQEEISRVLGFWLELGVSGFRVDAVPFLFARDGAPGDPGVFDPYEYLGDVRNFVTRRVGDAVLLGEVNVGYPDQKSFFGGPDGDGLNMQFDFIGMQNVYLSMARGDARPIAEALMQRPPLDITSQWANFVRNHDELTLDKLSDDERQEIFDAFGPDPDMQLYGRGLRRRLPAMLGGDERRMRMVYSLMFSMPGTPVLFYGEEIGMAENLDVEGRFAVRTPMQWTSGVNGGFSKAAKRKLPRPQPDGMFGPDRVNAADQRHDHQSFWWFMRNLIYTYRSQPEIGWSTPEILDQPNPAVLAHVCREKSGWAMVALHNFGAEGCLVPIRLDDAPGCKLVDLLDDLTEHELDDKGRIEIGLEPYGYRWLRLVRPDDPPII